A genome region from Chryseobacterium sp. G0186 includes the following:
- a CDS encoding bacteriocin-like protein: MKNLKRLTKRELKTIAGGERCPIPASWCFEWCGWTAWQKAHCINAVIDEMPCNC; this comes from the coding sequence ATGAAAAATCTAAAAAGGTTAACAAAAAGAGAATTAAAAACAATTGCTGGAGGTGAGAGATGTCCAATCCCTGCTTCATGGTGTTTCGAATGGTGTGGGTGGACAGCTTGGCAAAAAGCACACTGTATCAATGCCGTTATTGATGAAATGCCTTGCAATTGCTAA
- a CDS encoding bacteriocin-like protein, with protein MKNLKKLTKKNLKAINGGAGTCPPVANSCSAWCR; from the coding sequence ATGAAAAATTTAAAAAAATTAACAAAAAAGAATCTGAAAGCCATTAATGGTGGCGCAGGAACATGTCCTCCGGTAGCCAATTCTTGCTCAGCATGGTGCAGATGA
- the rpmA gene encoding 50S ribosomal protein L27 — protein MAHKKGVGSSKNGRESHSKRLGVKIFGGQAAIAGNIIVRQRGTQHHPGDNVGIGKDHTLFALVDGKVVFRKKANNRSFVSVEPNA, from the coding sequence ATGGCACACAAGAAAGGAGTCGGTAGTTCCAAGAACGGTAGAGAGTCTCACTCTAAAAGATTAGGTGTGAAGATTTTCGGAGGACAAGCAGCTATTGCCGGAAATATTATTGTTAGACAAAGAGGTACTCAACACCACCCAGGTGATAACGTTGGTATCGGTAAAGACCACACTTTGTTTGCATTAGTAGATGGTAAAGTAGTTTTCAGAAAGAAAGCAAATAACAGATCTTTTGTATCTGTAGAACCAAACGCATAA
- the rplU gene encoding 50S ribosomal protein L21 produces the protein MFAIVEIAGLQYKVEQDQKLFVNRLKGDKGGKVSFDKVLLTVNGAITVGAPAVSGITVEAEILDHVKADKVIIFKKKRRKGYKVKNGHRQSLTQIVITGITGFEGGAKKAAKKETVKGEVLSDHATVNFGEDHELNYHLKKNNLSQSKENRETLITLGKAVKVELEKNILTHEEVDAAIIKNIDQFKALNK, from the coding sequence ATGTTTGCAATTGTAGAAATAGCAGGGCTTCAATACAAAGTTGAGCAAGACCAGAAGTTGTTTGTAAACCGTTTAAAAGGAGATAAAGGAGGGAAGGTTTCCTTCGATAAAGTTCTTCTTACTGTAAACGGAGCAATCACTGTAGGCGCCCCAGCTGTAAGCGGTATCACTGTAGAAGCAGAGATCCTAGACCACGTAAAAGCTGATAAAGTAATCATCTTCAAAAAGAAAAGAAGAAAAGGTTACAAAGTGAAAAACGGTCACAGACAATCTTTAACTCAAATCGTAATCACTGGTATTACTGGTTTTGAAGGAGGAGCTAAGAAAGCTGCTAAAAAAGAAACTGTGAAAGGTGAGGTTCTTTCTGACCATGCAACTGTTAACTTTGGTGAAGATCACGAGTTGAACTATCACTTAAAGAAAAACAACTTGTCTCAGTCTAAAGAGAACAGAGAAACTTTGATTACTTTAGGAAAAGCAGTTAAAGTTGAATTAGAAAAGAATATTCTTACTCATGAAGAAGTTGATGCTGCTATCATTAAGAATATCGATCAATTTAAAGCACTTAATAAATAA
- a CDS encoding metalloprotease, with product MKRNFNLCLLAGAIAGSFLTACSDDKMDDTVLPQQEATNAKVEQPGELEKVCYYVDNNWSNNSVLVTGLQNATDTNFMNSQMTKIASLWGRSNPTLRFVNDPSNFNSTYNAISYSTGKIYYGYAIYYDAKSKGGDIVNAMILAHEYGHQLQYIFGLPSVNENTARPNELEADGFAGYYLRRPNGYNKTNFSEIAAAYEFAQSIGDYQTSSPGHHGTPAQRRSAVRLGFLLGQYDLNASNFDYNFFYYYQGVLNGTYKTAKNTVNPEIDAYMSQYIDELRKIQSGEISAEEFKHLQ from the coding sequence ATGAAAAGAAACTTTAATCTCTGCTTATTAGCAGGCGCCATTGCTGGATCATTCCTGACAGCATGTAGTGATGACAAAATGGATGACACTGTCCTTCCACAACAAGAAGCAACCAATGCAAAGGTTGAGCAGCCCGGAGAACTTGAAAAAGTTTGTTACTATGTAGACAACAACTGGAGCAATAATTCTGTTCTGGTGACCGGACTTCAAAATGCCACAGACACCAATTTTATGAATTCACAAATGACTAAAATTGCAAGTCTTTGGGGAAGAAGTAATCCTACTCTGCGATTTGTGAATGATCCGTCTAATTTTAATTCAACGTATAATGCGATTTCCTATTCTACAGGAAAAATCTATTACGGGTATGCAATTTATTATGACGCCAAATCAAAAGGTGGAGATATTGTAAATGCAATGATCCTTGCTCATGAATACGGACATCAGCTACAATACATCTTCGGACTTCCTTCAGTAAATGAAAATACAGCAAGACCAAACGAATTGGAAGCAGACGGTTTTGCAGGATATTACCTGAGAAGACCAAACGGATACAACAAAACCAATTTCTCTGAAATTGCAGCAGCCTATGAGTTTGCACAAAGCATCGGAGATTATCAGACATCCAGCCCGGGACATCATGGAACTCCTGCACAAAGAAGATCTGCAGTACGTTTAGGTTTCCTTTTAGGACAATATGATCTGAACGCTTCAAATTTTGACTACAACTTCTTCTATTACTATCAGGGAGTTCTGAACGGAACTTATAAAACGGCTAAGAACACCGTTAATCCTGAAATTGACGCTTATATGAGCCAGTATATAGATGAATTGAGAAAAATTCAGTCCGGTGAAATTTCTGCAGAAGAATTTAAGCACCTTCAATAA